Proteins found in one Fulvitalea axinellae genomic segment:
- the pyk gene encoding pyruvate kinase, translating to MKELAQKKTKIVATIGPTTEFEDKVRELILAGLNVARLNFSHGGHDEQLNRMNIVRKLNKEMGTNVGLLQDLQGPKIRIGEVEDGGVDIVAGDELTITSSPMIGTKDTVSTTYQSLTSDVEVGDPILIDDGNLELKVTEKGEGQIKTTVVHGGKLKSKKGINLPGTKLSTPSMTEKDLADLEFGLEQNVDWVALSFVREAKDIEDLKAIIAKRGKHTKVVAKIEKPEAIANIDEIIAATDAIMVARGDLGVEIPMEDVPLIQKEIIKKCNMAAKPVIVATQMLDSMINNPRPTRAEASDVANAIMDGADAVMLSGETAFGSYPKLAVESMTKIIRVLEEKGSMIFDKNYELDKNSETYKYDRVLASSARLAKDTEAKAITGMSFSGYTAFGLSRFRPSADILIVTENTHLLTQLSLIWGVTGYHTDALGDTTEKAFQKVNEIIKGEEAVETGDLVVSTGTMPVAQKQHTNTVRLTTVR from the coding sequence ATGAAAGAGCTAGCACAAAAGAAAACCAAAATCGTCGCCACGATCGGGCCGACTACCGAGTTTGAGGACAAGGTTAGGGAGCTTATCCTTGCGGGCCTGAACGTTGCCCGTCTGAACTTCTCGCACGGAGGCCACGACGAGCAACTCAACCGCATGAACATCGTGCGTAAGCTGAACAAGGAAATGGGAACCAATGTAGGCCTTTTGCAAGACCTTCAAGGACCAAAAATCCGTATCGGCGAGGTTGAGGACGGAGGCGTAGACATCGTAGCCGGCGACGAGCTCACGATCACGTCTAGCCCTATGATCGGTACCAAAGACACTGTAAGCACTACGTACCAGTCGCTTACTTCTGATGTAGAAGTAGGAGACCCTATCTTGATCGACGACGGTAACTTGGAGCTCAAAGTTACTGAAAAAGGCGAAGGACAGATCAAAACCACTGTTGTTCACGGCGGTAAGCTTAAGTCTAAAAAGGGCATCAACCTGCCCGGCACTAAGCTTTCAACTCCTTCGATGACCGAAAAGGACTTGGCCGATCTCGAATTCGGTTTGGAACAAAACGTAGACTGGGTTGCCTTGTCATTCGTTCGCGAAGCCAAGGATATCGAAGACCTTAAGGCCATCATCGCCAAAAGGGGCAAGCACACTAAAGTTGTTGCCAAAATCGAGAAGCCGGAAGCCATCGCCAATATCGACGAGATCATCGCCGCTACTGACGCCATTATGGTTGCCCGTGGAGACTTGGGCGTTGAGATCCCAATGGAAGACGTGCCGTTGATCCAGAAAGAAATCATCAAGAAGTGTAACATGGCCGCTAAGCCGGTAATCGTTGCCACTCAGATGCTGGACAGCATGATCAACAACCCTCGTCCAACCCGTGCGGAAGCTTCTGACGTTGCCAACGCTATCATGGACGGCGCTGACGCTGTTATGCTTTCAGGCGAAACCGCTTTCGGTTCGTACCCTAAATTGGCTGTTGAGTCAATGACGAAAATCATCCGTGTTCTCGAAGAGAAAGGAAGCATGATTTTCGACAAGAACTACGAGCTTGACAAAAACTCTGAGACTTACAAGTACGACCGCGTATTGGCGAGCTCTGCTCGTTTGGCCAAAGACACTGAAGCCAAAGCCATCACCGGCATGTCGTTCTCGGGTTATACAGCTTTCGGTCTTTCGCGTTTCCGCCCGTCAGCCGACATCCTTATCGTTACGGAAAACACCCATTTGCTGACTCAGTTGAGCCTTATCTGGGGCGTTACAGGTTATCACACCGATGCTTTGGGAGACACTACTGAGAAAGCATTCCAGAAGGTGAACGAGATCATCAAAGGCGAAGAGGCTGTTGAAACTGGCGACCTTGTTGTTTCTACAGGTACAATGCCTGTTGCTCAGAAGCAGCACACTAATACTGTTCGTTTGACTACAGTCCGTTAA
- a CDS encoding NFACT RNA binding domain-containing protein, producing the protein MHNNYYFLRRLSQDLAETLCGWKLVECFSQSKDELIMGFCAAGDQEFYIRASLQGDFSCLSFPDEYHRARKNSVNLFGELSGLAVTGVRQYENERAFALLFEQDYALLFKMHGNRSNLILFKENELLSVFKSSLKNDFSVSLAELDRPIERTEKALEEADGDWRALYPTFGKRVQAYLESSGWDDLDIQAKWSLLNKAVGLLDSGEFWVMRTERDIYLTLLPEEGAEKLPERPTAAITEFYSIYAREYYLRKERADAIRRLTSEISKTKNYIKKAEKKLAGLKHGVKYNELADVLMANLHAVPERAKSVDLFNFYTNESVTIKLKPKLSPQKNAEELYRKSKNQKLEVDNLNENLERKYEELLSQEELLETIDEANTVRELRKILKKDVKRGQEKQQKVTRPFYVFSHKGFELWVGKNPKSNDELLQRHSYKEDLWLHAKDVTGSHVLLKHKSGKVFPKDVIEYAAQVAAYYSKRKTDSLCPVTVTPRKYIRKQKGSAAGKVLIDKEDVILVTPQKA; encoded by the coding sequence ATGCATAACAATTATTATTTTCTGAGGCGTCTGAGTCAGGATTTGGCGGAGACCTTGTGTGGCTGGAAGCTCGTTGAGTGTTTTAGCCAAAGCAAAGACGAGCTGATTATGGGGTTTTGCGCCGCGGGAGATCAGGAATTTTATATTAGAGCGTCGCTTCAGGGGGATTTTTCTTGCCTAAGTTTTCCGGACGAATACCACAGGGCCCGGAAAAACAGCGTGAATCTTTTCGGGGAATTGTCGGGTTTGGCGGTTACGGGAGTTCGGCAATATGAGAACGAGCGAGCTTTCGCCTTGCTTTTTGAGCAGGATTACGCTTTGCTGTTCAAAATGCACGGCAACAGGTCAAACCTGATTCTTTTTAAAGAAAATGAACTGCTTTCCGTATTCAAGTCGAGCCTGAAGAATGATTTTTCGGTGAGTCTAGCGGAATTGGATAGGCCAATTGAGCGGACCGAAAAGGCGCTTGAAGAGGCGGACGGCGATTGGCGGGCCTTGTATCCGACTTTTGGAAAAAGAGTTCAGGCTTACCTTGAGTCTTCCGGTTGGGACGACCTTGATATTCAGGCAAAATGGAGCTTGCTAAATAAGGCTGTTGGGCTTCTCGACTCTGGTGAGTTTTGGGTGATGCGTACGGAAAGGGATATTTACCTTACCCTTTTGCCGGAAGAGGGGGCGGAGAAACTTCCCGAAAGGCCTACGGCGGCGATTACGGAATTCTATTCCATTTATGCTCGGGAGTATTATTTGCGAAAGGAAAGAGCCGATGCGATAAGAAGATTGACCTCCGAGATATCCAAGACGAAAAACTATATCAAGAAAGCGGAGAAAAAGCTAGCGGGATTAAAGCACGGAGTCAAGTATAATGAATTGGCTGACGTGCTGATGGCAAATCTCCATGCAGTGCCTGAGCGGGCAAAATCCGTTGATCTTTTTAATTTTTATACCAACGAAAGCGTAACGATTAAACTGAAGCCGAAGCTATCGCCCCAAAAAAACGCCGAGGAGCTTTACAGGAAATCCAAGAACCAGAAACTGGAAGTGGACAACCTGAACGAAAACCTTGAGCGGAAATATGAGGAATTGTTAAGTCAAGAAGAATTACTCGAGACTATAGACGAAGCTAATACGGTACGGGAGCTTCGGAAAATCCTGAAGAAAGACGTGAAGCGCGGGCAAGAGAAACAGCAAAAGGTTACCAGGCCGTTTTATGTCTTCAGCCACAAAGGTTTTGAGCTTTGGGTGGGTAAAAACCCGAAAAGTAACGATGAGTTGCTTCAAAGGCATTCATATAAAGAGGACCTTTGGCTACATGCGAAAGACGTTACAGGCTCACACGTGTTGTTGAAACATAAGTCAGGTAAAGTTTTTCCGAAGGACGTGATCGAATATGCGGCGCAGGTGGCGGCTTATTATTCCAAAAGAAAAACCGACAGCCTTTGTCCGGTTACGGTAACTCCAAGGAAATATATCAGGAAGCAAAAAGGCTCCGCAGCCGGAAAAGTCTTGATCGATAAAGAGGACGTGATATTGGTCACCCCTCAAAAAGCCTAA
- a CDS encoding MBL fold metallo-hydrolase → MVVTFLGTGTSQGVPVINCSCKVCSSMDFRDTRLRTSIHIEVDGKSLVVDTGPDFRQQVLRERIGDVDAILFTHEHKDHVAGLDDVRGYNFSLNKSIPVYARNTVLDCLQREFPYIFEPKGYKGAPRIDPVEIRNEKFEVEGLEVTPIEVSHGNMPVFGFRIKDFVYITDAKTICPEEMDKARNAEVLVINGLRKEEHPSHFTLAQALTFIKEVNPKQAYITHISHMLGRHLEESARLPMGVELAYDGLKVKIEHA, encoded by the coding sequence GTGGTCGTAACGTTTTTGGGTACAGGTACATCGCAGGGTGTGCCGGTTATCAACTGCTCCTGCAAGGTATGTTCTTCGATGGATTTTCGGGATACCCGCTTAAGGACTTCCATCCATATTGAAGTGGACGGAAAAAGCTTGGTGGTGGACACGGGCCCGGACTTTAGGCAACAGGTATTGCGGGAGCGAATTGGCGATGTGGACGCAATTTTGTTCACGCACGAGCACAAAGACCACGTCGCGGGTTTGGACGATGTCCGGGGCTATAATTTTAGCTTGAATAAAAGTATTCCTGTTTATGCCCGTAACACAGTGCTGGATTGCTTACAGAGAGAATTTCCGTACATTTTTGAGCCAAAAGGCTATAAAGGAGCGCCTAGGATTGACCCAGTAGAAATCAGGAATGAGAAATTCGAAGTGGAAGGTCTTGAAGTGACTCCGATAGAGGTAAGCCATGGCAATATGCCGGTTTTCGGTTTTCGGATAAAGGATTTCGTTTATATCACCGACGCCAAGACGATTTGTCCGGAGGAAATGGATAAGGCCAGAAACGCCGAAGTGCTGGTGATTAACGGATTGAGAAAAGAAGAGCATCCGTCACATTTTACGCTGGCCCAGGCTTTGACTTTTATTAAAGAAGTGAATCCGAAACAAGCCTATATTACGCATATTAGCCACATGCTGGGGCGTCATCTGGAAGAATCGGCCAGATTGCCGATGGGAGTGGAGTTGGCTTATGACGGACTTAAAGTGAAGATTGAACATGCATAA